The Mastacembelus armatus chromosome 20, fMasArm1.2, whole genome shotgun sequence DNA segment gacaatgtgcatagttagggctggttcaggtaaccctAAAGGGAgttcttcctctccactgtcgctaagtgcttgctcataagggatttgttgggttttttgtaaaatgccttgagatgactgtattttatacaaataaaactgaattgaattgaattgaatttactATAACCTTCAGAGCTTTAGAAATGGTCTTGCACTCCCTGTCCTGGTCTGTGCCTCCAGTTTCGTCACTTAAAGTTTCTTGGacttcatgttgtttttttgttttttttttgtgtcctgACTGTAAATTGTGGGTCCTCAGGTATATATAAGTGTCTGAATGACCTTTGTCTAGTCAGTTCAGTTTGTCAGTCAAGTTCTGGATGCATCTCAGTGAAAATCTAAGCAAACAGGAAGCACCTATTTGAAGATACACCAAGGAGGCTGAATACTTTCAtaacagagatttttttttttaataaattgccATGGCAAGATTGAAGGTCCATTCACGGTTCTCCTCTAGGGCCGCCTGAGCCCTTTGGCCCCTGGGCCTGTGCCCGATAGGCCTGTTTAATAATCCACCCATGCCTAGTGCCCACTTTCCAAGCTTAGAGGCAGCGTTGTGATCTGGGGTTGCTTCACTTGGTCAGGTCCAGGTTCAGCAATGTTGCAATAGAATTTAGTCAGCTGAAGACCTGAATGTACTAAATCACCAGATTATTCCATCCCATTCCAAATCTTTTGGGACATGCTAGAGAAGGCTTTGTTTCTACTTTTCTGTCGTCAAtacaagagaaaataaatactgtgaCATTGCAAAACACCAGAGGGAATGTGCAAATGGAATGAAAGCCAATAATTTCCACTTTCCATAAAACATATGTAATACTGCATATTCTCTATGAATTACAAGATATTCTCATAACCTGGACAATTACATATTGAATTTACAAATGATTAATATATGCACATGTAACTGAATAAACAGCCTTGCTGGTTTATGGGTTTTAGTGTCTGAACAGCAGCATTACAAACTGCAGTTTCACAATATAAATGCTAAGTTTAGGTTTTTAATGACCGTATGGGTGATTGTAAGATTGTGGGtctatatataaaaatgttttttatacaaTATTTTTGACATAAATATTAGATTAAATCTGAGTCTACACTTTAAAGGATAACTTTTTTTAACCTGCTGTATTTCCCCTAAAAGTGGGTATGGTGACTCCAAACTTTGCTTTCACTACCCCATTAAATCACCTTCATCAGGACAATAAACTCTCTACTCGAGAGGTAtatggccacccaaactgagcctagTTCTGCTTGAGGACCTCCGTTTTTCTCTGCATATTTTCAGATGGCTTTTTACACCAGaggtctccaaccctggtccttgagcactactgtcctgtttgttttccagatatccctaCCTTatcccactgctgattacctggattaggtgtgttcagccaatgagaaactggaagggcagggagagtttggaaaaaataaaaaagtatcaaccaacaagaaaaaacaacagagaaaatcCAAATCCCTTACAAAACCAGTTtctgtaagatttttttttaatcttttaaattaaaagtgatGAAAAGTAGAGTAGATTTACTTCATACTGTGACTTAATTTCACAGACATATCTTGTACTTTACTttaaacctcagaaataacttttctaaaattatagctactttcGATGGcgtagccctggcctccagcactactgtgaaaaacttgagttatttttgaccaagatatgtcctttaactcacacataaaacaaatctctagaactgccttctttcacctgtgcaacattggcaaaattaggaacatcctgtctcaaaatgatgcagaaaaactagtccatgcatttattacctcaaggctagattactgtaactcattactatctggatgtccctatatctccataaaaagcctccggttaatccagaatgctgtagccagagtcctgacagatATTCCtgaaactggaagggcagagatagttgaaaaaaaagagcacatgAGATCTGCTTTATACAGATTTCCAGTCATGCGCTTCTTTACCACCTGCCACCTTGATTTACAGACATTAGAACCTATCTGAAAGTAACATGGTTCTAACAACTGGGTTGGACAGTGGGGGAAGCTGgaatacccagagaaaacccacacagacatggggaggaCATGCAAAGTCCAGAAAACACAAGACTCTAAAATTCATGACTGTAACTGTGGTTGTCTAAACTTGATGTTCACATATGAGTAAGAGCCAGGAAGCAAACTACATATATTAAAAGACTTTTAATAAAATCTCATCACATATAAATCTCATATTACTATTTCATCATTATCACTGCATTTTAAGTGTTATCCCAAAGTTGGAAACAATTAACCTGAAGAATAGAAAAAACGAATTACATTATCATCAAAGCATTCACATTTAGTCACAAGAAAACTGAATATATCATTTGATTAATAAAATTATGTATtataatgtataaataatgtGTCTTTAAGTTAACTACAACCAGCTCAGCAATTAAACTAAAATGTTTAACTAGTCCCCTTACTTTAAAAGGCACACCGGACACGCTTTGAACAGGGATTCGCATAAACATGATCATTTGGATATGAGTAATCCGCTGCTTCGTCCTGTAAAGTGACAGACTATAGGAGAGCACAAACCCTCCCAGAATGTCAAACCTCATATCTGGGAGCGCAGCTGCTTCAGCTGATGCAGCACTTCTTGGGCACTGGGTCTGCAGTGGGCTTCTCCGTTCCAGCACCGGCTCAGCAGAACTTTGCAGAGCAGCCCCTTCTCCGACTGAAACATCGGATGGTCCTGAACACACGGCCGCAGATTGTGCGCCACTACCGCGTAGAGCACGTACTGCCAGTCGCCGGTGTAGGGCTGCTCTCTGGTGATCAGCTGCCAAAACGTGATCCCGAAAGAGAAAATATCCGCTTTAGGAGACACGCCTTCGCCCTTCAGAAGCTCCGGGGCTCTGTGCGTATATGTACCACCTACGTGACTCAAATGGGAGCTAATTGCGTTCACTTCATCCTGTTGGTCCAGTTTAAGAGAACAGCCGAAGTCGGCAATTTTGCAGACATCTTCACTCGTTACCAACACGTTGGCTGGTTTTATGTCCAGGTGCACAATGAAGTGCGAGTGAAGGAACTGCAAACCGTGTACAATGTCTGTGGCGTATCTGAGCCACCTGTCCTGCTCCAGCAGCTCCGCACCTCCGTAGatgagctgctgcaggtttctgCTCCCAACAAACTCCATCAGTATCGTTCCGATGCTGCTTTCATCTCCAAAATCCGCCGGCACACAGGTGGTAGCCGCGATAACGCGTACGATGTTTCTGTGGCGCAGATGTGCTGCATTCAGCTCGGCCCAGAAACTT contains these protein-coding regions:
- the mos gene encoding proto-oncogene serine/threonine-protein kinase mos; protein product: MPSPIPATRLLPKDLYPSSDIGTCSSPLAKHSHGSTLEVPIQWHHGKVVSRTWSSVIHWKELRSMQPVGSGGFGFVYRAEYFGETVALKEVKKCTKNKLASRQSFWAELNAAHLRHRNIVRVIAATTCVPADFGDESSIGTILMEFVGSRNLQQLIYGGAELLEQDRWLRYATDIVHGLQFLHSHFIVHLDIKPANVLVTSEDVCKIADFGCSLKLDQQDEVNAISSHLSHVGGTYTHRAPELLKGEGVSPKADIFSFGITFWQLITREQPYTGDWQYVLYAVVAHNLRPCVQDHPMFQSEKGLLCKVLLSRCWNGEAHCRPSAQEVLHQLKQLRSQI